In the Wyeomyia smithii strain HCP4-BCI-WySm-NY-G18 chromosome 2, ASM2978416v1, whole genome shotgun sequence genome, one interval contains:
- the LOC129725612 gene encoding cytoplasmic tRNA 2-thiolation protein 1 isoform X3, with product MPIFCATSCGKKAFLKRPKTGDALCKECFFLAFETEIHNTIEQNKLFNPRTKVAIGASGGKDSTVLAHVLKTLNERYNYELELVLLSIDEGITGYRDDSLETVKRNREDYGMSLKVLSYKELFNWTMDEIVNKIGRTNNCTFCGVFRRQALDKGASLLNVDYIATGHNADDIAETVLMNILRGDTARLRRCCSIKTGGSDAGSIPRVKPLKYSYEKEIVMYAHFKKLVYFSTECLYAPNAYRGYARAFLKDLEKIRSSAIMDIIHSGEQLMFKDSVKKPLKGICNRCASVSSQQPCKACFLLDGLNRGLPKLGMAKTSKAKKIINDQTGQCANIREIKNDW from the coding sequence CGTCCGAAGACTGGTGATGCCCTATGTAAAGaatgtttttttcttgcatTTGAAACTGAAATACATAATACTATCGAGCAGAATAAGTTGTTCAATCCAAGAACCAAAGTTGCTATTGGTGCGAGCGGTGGAAAAGATAGCACAGTATTAGCCCATGTTTTGAAGACCTTAAATGAGAGATACAACTATGAACTCGAGTTAGTACTACTTTCGATAGATGAAGGAATTACTGGGTACCGAGATGACAGTCTCGAAACCGTGAAACGGAACCGTGAAGACTATGGTATGAGTTTGAAAGTTTTATCTTACAAGGAGCTATTTAACTGGACAATGGATGAAATCGTTAATAAAATAGGCCGCACTAATAATTGCACTTTTTGTGGAGTATTCAGGCGTCAAGCTTTAGATAAGGGAGCAAGCTTGTTAAATGTTGACTATATTGCTACTGGTCATAATGCAGACGATATAGCGGAAACTGTTTTGATGAATATACTTCGTGGCGATACGGCGCGATTACGACGATGCTGTAGCATAAAAACTGGTGGAAGTGATGCAGGATCTATCCCTCGTGTAAAACCATTAAAATATTCGTATGAAAAGGAAATTGTTATGTATGCACACTtcaaaaaattagtttatttttcaaccgaatGTCTGTACGCCCCAAATGCATACAGAGGATATGCAAGAGCTTTTTTGAAAGACTTGGAAAAAATCAGATCTTCAGCAATAATGGATATTATACATTCAGGAGAACAGCTCATGTTTAAGGATTCTGTGAAAAAACCATTGAAAGGGATTTGTAATCGATGTGCATCTGTGTCTTCCCAACAACCGTGCAAAGCATGTTTTCTTTTAGATGGTTTAAATCGTGGGCTGCCTAAACTAGGAATGGCCAAAAcatcaaaagcaaaaaaaataatcaatgatCAAACCGGTCAATGTGCCAATATTCGCgaaattaaaaatgattggtAA